The Arachis ipaensis cultivar K30076 chromosome B03, Araip1.1, whole genome shotgun sequence region TATATAGCTATAGAGCTAATTAAGTTTGGggttatatttttataatataattaagTTCTATTATTCCAAACTAAGGGAGTATGTGAAACGGATTGTTTGAACGTTCTGCACTTTTTGCATGATTTTAGTAGTGGATATAcatttaaaattgttaatttaattaacaaaattaatttttttttttaaagattttggtaTGTATAATTTGATTGGATAATTAAAAAAGTAAATAAGGTAACAGATTAAATAATTAGATATAGAGCTATAAATAATCCTAATCATTGATCTGATCCAAGTCTAGTGATGTTTTTCagcaaattattatttttgatttagaataggtatttttgttttgaattatttttttgtttaaactaaaattaaaaaaataaaataaaggcctTATCTAAACCCTAAATAATTAAGATAGGCTGTGACATGTGACTTTCATTGATGAACAATGAGTATGAGTGGTGAATGGTGCTGATGAGTTTGGTATGAAATAATGAATATTTTGGGTAAAAAGTACTTGGATCAATCTCTTATCCATCTTCAGCAGCCATAATTGGACCATATTAATTAATACTCTCTATCTATCTGTATCTAGTAGTATACAGCTGCATTGTTAAATCAGCATGCATTTCATGCAGGCAGTGTCAAGGGCCACATGAGTGCGGGTGAAAAAACCCTATCCAAATTGGTCTGGACTGACAAAAAAtaagttttaattattttaaaaacttaaaatttttttaacagGTTAGACTCAAATTTATGAAATAGTTTAANNNNNNNNNNNNNNNNNNNNNNNACTCAATAATAAATAGTCTATAATAAATTATAGGATAAGTTTAGACCAATAAAATTTATTACTGATCTAATTTATTAAGAGTGAAATTATTCTAGTACATTTCCATTCTTACACATAAAGCAAAAATTTTTgccaaatttattattattatttgtaggAATGGAATTACAACAATTAATAAGGATTAGTTGTTGTGATATTGATTTATGATGATAAAAGATTGTTTAACTAAAATAGAAAAGGGCTTGTTAGTTGTTAACATTCTTCAGGCATCTTAGCCATGAAGGGTCACATTTAACGTTTTTATTCATTGATAATTGCTAGTACTATAAAAGTAGCCCAAGGCTTTTCATGTGTTCAAGAATCGGAATTATTTCGAAAGGTCATTCATATCGTGtgtgaaataataatattttataactaGACATAGTTATAATATACGAAAATTTTCAAGTGTAtcatatattttaataatttttaattattaattttaattataaaatatatataatatatataattaagagtaacggttaaaatttattaaaatattaatatattgatatattaaaaaaattttttataatagaataaattatataaataccCGGTTGCCGATgggatataataaatatatttcgaacccggttaattaattattagataatttgtttggtttaaatttatttattttataaaaaaaatggagCAATTAGAAACTAACACCATTATGTGCAAGTTGTACGAACGTGACCCCGATGATTAGACAATTATTTAAGTAGGAGGAATCCACAATAATCAATAATTAAAAGGACCAACACATGCTGTATATGGCAGAAATAtctaaggaaaaaaaataaattacacaGTTATTATATgaataaagtattattttgatCATTAATATATGATTAataattaagatttaaaattttgcaaaaagaaaaaaaaagtgtcacaaaaaaaatttggtgatatttttttaatatataNNNNNNNNNNNNNNNNNNNNNNNNNNNNNNNNNNNNNNNNNNNNNNNNNNNNNNNNNNNNNNNNNNNNNNNAGGTCATAGGTGCTTGGTCTGACAAAATGAAATGTGCTGGATGTACTTGAAAATTGAGGATAAGATAATTCAACTTCAACCACATTTGGTGATAAGGAACCCACTTGCCTTAATTAAAACACCCAAACACACACATGTTTTAATATAAAAAGAATATAATATAAGGTGCTTTAAAAAGAATGTAATACGCCGTGACAActtttaggctttagtgttatgGAAATATCATAATTTAATTGGAGCCAAAAAGTTATAATCTGGCCATTGAAAGTTACATTATAACAGATAAATTGATTCTCATTGTAATaacaattttaaaatatcttagCATGTATATTTAAAACACAATAAACTATAGTAACTCAAAAAAATTTATGATTAGAAACCAAAAGGGCAAAACAGTAAAAGCGGATGAATTGTGAACCATGGTTAGAAAAGCAAACTGCAGTTGAAGTTTGCTGCTAAATGGACACACATGCAGCCTATCCGTTCATATTTCTATCCAACTTGTCAATCAGACACAAAatgtttttcaaataaaaaatttgaaaagaaaaattaaagaaaaaaaaactctaTCCATCCACTCATCGAGTTCCTTATTTTACAGTGACCCatgcaatataaaaaaaaaaattataaaatctctctctctctctctctctctctctctctctctctcttacgaGAGTTTCCGTTCTcgttttttcttcctttctccaaacacactctctctctctctctaaaacgcAGACTCTAACTTTCTTTTTCATCACCATCGCCGGAAAGGTTCGACTCGGAGTCCTGAACACTTGACTTGTGACTCTAtctccatttttatttatttatttatttacttggaATTTGATTTTGCTTTCTGTGATCCGTTACTATCTGTGTgttgaattatttatttatttgtgtgtGTGTTGTGATGGTTCTGTGAAGTTTAGGCAGTTACACGGTTTTCTGTTGTGTGTGTTTTGTTATTTTCGTCTCCGGAACGAAACGGTGCTGATCGTTTACCGGTTCAGTGGGTTTGCGTCTTCTGCTTTTGCTTGCTTGGTTGGTTGGTTGTTAAATGGAGTGTGAATCGTTGTTGATGTTAAAACGACGGCGTCGTTTGAAGTGAAGTTACTCGTATTAACGTGGTGATTATTAGGTTGAATCTGGTTGTGAATCTcgaactgctaagtgctaactgCTGATTCGGTGTTTTTCGTCGTTTAAGGATCTAACCGTTTTTCGAACCCCAATCTGCTATTTTGTGTGTGTGCTGGTTTTGGGATACACATCACATGATCAAGTTATTTATCTTGTTTTTCAACTTTTTGTGCTCTTTTTTGATGATCCATTGAAGTTCACTGTTTTGTGACTTTTTTTTTTGCAGAATGGTCTAGACGGGAAGATGATAAAGTGATTGTttcttttgatttgatttggaTTGAGATTTTTGGACCATTATGTATTTTGTGAAAGGTGGTTATCATATTTGAGATCATGTGAAATGAAGGGCTGTTTATCATTATTCTCTGTTTCACACGTATTTTAAACTGTGAAGACAGATTAAGTTGGTTTTATATTTTGTGGATTGAACTCTTTGGTTGTGGCTGCTGAAAATTATActagttttatttttcttaacCGTGGAGTTAATGTCGCAAAGATGATTTCTATACACAATAAATTTATGGGGGAAATAGAATTTTATTCATGTAGGTGGTGTGTGCATATGGATAAGAACAAACGATGTTATCATTTTTAAATtcatcttctctttcttatgtgATGGTTTTAAGAGTTAAGATGTGATGTTAGAGTGAATGGATATCTCATGAACAAAATTGAACCACAGTGGTTGTCTGGTAATAGTGACTGTCAGTGGTAAAGATGAAAACTAGCTAACTGGTAAACTTGCAAAGTGAGGATGTTTCTTCATCTACATGAAGTTATATCATTACAGTGTTCATGAATGCCCTGAGGATTGTATTTTGTAGTAATTGTTTTGGGCATTATCATGTTTGGATCACTAGAGTACTTACTTGTGTGCTTCTTTGCCTCTTGCTTTTCTCTTGGGACCCTAGAAAgaagtaatttatttatttattatttagttaTGATTTGATAGGAGAGAAGGACATAAAAGAAAGATACTCCTTGACTGGCCATGGCATCAAGATCATATGCTAATCTCTTTGACTTAGCTTCTGGAGGAGATTTGCTGGATATTCCTCGCACCCCAAGAGCTCTTCCAAGGATTATGACTGTTCCTGGAATTATCTCTGACCTTGATAGTTGTGGTGCTAATGATGGGGATTCAGATGTTAGCTCCTCTGGTTGCCGGGAGCGGAAGATCATTGTCGCAAACATGCTGCCATTGCATGCTAAAAGAGATGCAGAAAATTCTAAGTGGTGCTTCAGTCGGGATGAGGATTCAATTTTACTACAATTGAAAGATGGTTTTTCTTCTGATACGGAGGTAATTTATGTGGGTTCACTTAAGGTTGATATAGATGCCAGTGAGCAGGAAGAAGTTGCCCAGAGATTACTGGATGACTTCAATTGTGTACCTACCTTCCTATCGCATGATCTCCAGAAAAAGTTCTATCTTGGGTTTTGCAAGCAGCAGCTCTGGCCTCTCTTTCATTATATGCTACCAGTGTGCCCAGATCATGGTGATCGCTTTGACCGCATACTATGGCAGGCTTATGTTTGTGCAAACAAAATATTTGCCGACAAGGTTATGGAAATAATCAATCCTGATGATGATTTTGTCTGGGTTCATGATTATCACCTGATGGTTTTGCCTACTTTCTTGAGGAAGCGATATAATCGAGTTAAACTTGGATTCTTCTTGCACAGTCCTTTTCCTTCATCTGAAATTTATCGAACTTTACCTGTAAGGGATGAAATTTTGAGGGGACTTCTGAATGCTGATTTAATTGGTTTTCATACATTTGATTATGCACGCCACTTCCTTTCTTGCTGCAGCAGAATGCTAGGTCTGGACTATGAATCTAAGCGAGGACATATAGGACTTGATTACTTTGGCCGTActatatttatcaaaattttgcCGGTTGGCATTCACATGGGTAGGCTTGAATCTGTATTAAATCTTCCTTCTACATCTGCTAAACTAAAAGAGATTCAGGAAGAGTTTGAGGGTAAGAAGGTGATTGTTGGTGTTGATGATATGGATATTTTTAAAGGCATCAGTTTGAAACTTCTAGCTGTGGAGCATCTGCTGCAGGAGAATCCAGATATGCAGGGCAAAGTTGTCCTTGTTCAAATTGTAAATCCTGCGAGGGGTTTAGGGAAGGATGTTCAGGAAGCAAAGAAGGAAACATATTTAATTGCCCAGAGGATTAATGATACCTATGGATCAGAGGAATATCAGCCTGTCAAACTCATTGACCGCCATGTTCCTCGATTTGAGAAGAGTGCTTATTATGCTGTAGCTGAATGTTGCATTGTAAATGCAGTAAGGGATGGCATGAACCT contains the following coding sequences:
- the LOC107631459 gene encoding probable alpha,alpha-trehalose-phosphate synthase [UDP-forming] 9; this encodes MASRSYANLFDLASGGDLLDIPRTPRALPRIMTVPGIISDLDSCGANDGDSDVSSSGCRERKIIVANMLPLHAKRDAENSKWCFSRDEDSILLQLKDGFSSDTEVIYVGSLKVDIDASEQEEVAQRLLDDFNCVPTFLSHDLQKKFYLGFCKQQLWPLFHYMLPVCPDHGDRFDRILWQAYVCANKIFADKVMEIINPDDDFVWVHDYHLMVLPTFLRKRYNRVKLGFFLHSPFPSSEIYRTLPVRDEILRGLLNADLIGFHTFDYARHFLSCCSRMLGLDYESKRGHIGLDYFGRTIFIKILPVGIHMGRLESVLNLPSTSAKLKEIQEEFEGKKVIVGVDDMDIFKGISLKLLAVEHLLQENPDMQGKVVLVQIVNPARGLGKDVQEAKKETYLIAQRINDTYGSEEYQPVKLIDRHVPRFEKSAYYAVAECCIVNAVRDGMNLVPYKYLVCRQRTAKLDEALGRKVDSPRTSMLVVSEFIGCSPSLSGAIRVNPWDIDAVADALSLALTMNDSEKQLRHEKHYRYVSSHDVAYWARSFMQDLERACKDHYTKRCWGIGLGLGFRVVSLSPGFRKLSIDHVVSAYKRTNRRAIFLDYDGTVVPHSSINKVPSPEVISVLNALSSDPKNIVFIVSGRGRDSLSDWFSSCQLLGLAAEHGYFLRWSRDSEWECSHLSADLDWKNIAEPVMQLYTEATDGSSIEIKESALVWHHQDADPDFGSCQAKELLDHLESVLANEPAVVTRGQHIVEVKPQGISKGLVAEKVISTMFNGGNPPDFVMCIGDDRSDEDMFESILRSVSCPSLPATPEIFACTVGRKPSKAKYFLDDTLDVVKLLQGLASSSNPKPRHLAQFQVSFESTI